The following is a genomic window from Streptomyces lincolnensis.
CAGGTGGCGACCTTCCAGATCGTCAACAGCTTCGGCATGTTCGACAGCCTCTGGGCACCGATCGCGCTCTACATGGGCACGGACATCGTCTCGATCTACATCTTCCTGCAGTTCGTCCGGTCCATCCCGGTCTCCCTGGACGAGTCCGCGCGCCTCGACGGGGCCAACGCCTTCACGATCTACCGGAAGATCATCTTTCCCCTGCTCAAACCCGCGATCGCCACCGTCGTGATCGTGAAGGGCATCACCGTCTACAACGACTTCTACATCCCGTTCCTCTACATGCCCTCCGAGGATCTTGGCGTGATCTCGACGTCCCTGTTCCGCTTCCGCGGCCCCTACGCGGCCCACTGGGAGGTCATCTCGGCAGGAGCGATCCTGGTGATCCTGCCGACACTGATCGTCTTCCTGTCGTTGCAGCGCTTCATCTACAACGGCTTCATGAGAGGAGCGACGAGGTGATGAGCGCCCCGGGAGGCACCGCCGCGGGGGCTACGCGGACAGCGCGGCCACCAGCACGGGAGTGACCTGCTCGACCTGCCAGGGCCGGGCTCCGAAACCCGCCAGCGCGGTGCCCACCGACTCCGCGCTGACAACGTTGGGCGGCTCCCAGCAGACCCGCCGTACGGTGTCCGGCGTGATCAGGTTCTCCTGAGGCATGGTGAGCTGCTCGGCCAGGGCGGAGACCGCGGCCCGCGCGGCGGAGAGCCGCGCGGCGGCGGCGGGGTCCTTGTCGGCCCAGGCCCGCGGCGGCGGCGGCCCGGTGACGGGCTGCCCCGGCTGCGGCAACTGCGCGTCGGCGAGGACCTTGGCCCGGTCCACGGCGGCCTGCCACTGCTCCAGCTGCCGCCGCCCCATCCGATGCCCGAAGCCGTTCAGAGCGGCGAGGGCGTGCACGTTCGCCGGAACGGCCAGCGCGGCCTCCACGATCGCCGCGTCCGACAGCACCTTGCCCGGCGACACGTCCCGCCGCTGGGCGATCCGGTCCCGCGCCTCCCACAGCTCCCGCACGACGGCCAGCTGGCGACGCCGGCGCACCTTGTGCATCCCGGAGGTCCGGCGCCAGGGCTCCTTGCGCGGCTCGGCGGGCGGCGCGGCGGCGATCGCCGCGAACTCCTGCTGCGCCCACTCCAGCTTGCCCTGCCGGTCCAGCTCCTTCTCCAGTGCGTCCCGCAGGTCGACGAGGAGTTCCACGTCCAGCGCGGCATAGCGCAGCCACGGCTCGGGCAGCGGCCGGGTCGACCAGTCGACGGCGGAGTGCCCCTTCTCCAGGACGAAGCCCAGGACACCCTCCACCATCGCGCCGAGGCCGACCCGCGGGAACCCGGCGAGCCGCCCGGCCAGCTCGGTGTCGAACAGCCGCGTCGGCACCATGCCTATCTCGCGCAGACAGGGCAGGTCCTGGGTGGCGGCGTGCAGCACCCACTCCACGCCGGAGAGCGCCTCACCCAGACCGGACAGGTCGGGACAGGCCACGGGGTCGATCAGTGCGGTTCCCGCGCCCTCGCGGCGCAGCTGCACCAGATAGGCGCGCTGGCCGTAGCGGTAGCCGGACGCCCGCTCGGCGTCGACGGCGACGGGGCCGGAACCGGCCTCGAACGCGGCGATCATCCCGGCGAGCGATTCCTCGTCGGCGATCACCGGCGGAATGCCCTCGCGGGGCTCCAGCAAAGGGATCGGCGCCTCCGTAACAGAAGATCCGCCGTCGTCCGGAGGAGCGCCTCCGGTGGTTCGCAGTGAAATGTCTGCTGCGGTCTCTTGGGCGTCGGTCACATGTCAAGGGTATCCGTGTATGGACAGCGCCTGCCGACGGAACGTTCCGTCGGCAGGCGCCTGAGGGTCGTAAACCAGTCAGCTCGGTGAAAGATCCGGTTCACGACGGGTGGATGCGTGGACGAAGATCAGCGGCCGATCAGGTTCACGTCGGTGACGTATGCGGGTCAGTGGATGATGCCGGTGCGCAGGGCGACGGCGACCATGCCGGCCCGGTCGCCCGTGCCGAGCTTGCGGGCGATGCGGGCGAGGTGGCTCTTGACGGTGAGGGCGGACAGCCCCATCGAGACGCCGATCGCCTTGTTGGACTGGCCCTCGGCGACCAGCCTCAGCACCTCGACCTCGCGGCCGGAGAGCTCTCGGTAACCCCCCGGGTGGCTCGGGGAACCCGGGGGGCGGCGGTGCATTCGGGCGGCGGCGGAACCGATGGGGGCGGCGCCCGGCCGGGTGGGGAGCCCGAGGTTGGTACGGGTGCCGGTGACGACGTAGCCCTTGACTCCGCCCGCGAGGGCGTTGCGCACGGCGCCGATGTCGTCGGCGGCGGACAGGGCCAGGCCGTTGGGCCAGCCCGCGGCGCGGGTCTCGGACAGGAGGGTGAGGCCGGAGCCGTCGGGCAGGTGGACGTCGGCGATGCAGATGTCGCGGGGGTTGCCGATGCGGGGACGAGCCTCCGCGACGGACGAGGCCTCGATCACGTCGCGCACACCGAGCGCCCACAGGTGGCGGGTGACGGTGGAGCGGACGCGCGGGTCGGCCACGACCACCATGGCGGTGGGCTTGTTCGGGCGGTAGGCGACCAGGCTTGCGGGCTGCTCAAGGAGAACGGACACCAGGCCTCCTGGGGTGGGACGGCTTTCCAAGGTCACAGTCGTCTTCGGCACCAAACCCCTGGGCCTTTAGAGAAAGATCACGATTTAGTGAGTAACAATCCGTGCAATTCGGACGTGCGGTCGATCGTTCGGTGAACGGATCGGTTCGTTCGAGCGTCGAGGAGTGACTGAAAGTGGCCGTATCGACAAAGTGACCGTCAGCGGGACTGCGGTCCGCGGCGCTGCGGCAGCGTGACCACCGAGGCGTCGCCGGGACCGGCCGGGGGCAGACCCGCGACCTGGGCGAGCAGATCGCACCAGGCAGTCAGATGGGCCGCCGTGTCCGGCACCCCGCCCAGCCCCTCCCGGGGTGTCCAGGAGGCGCGGATCTCGATCTGCGAGGCGGGCGGCCGTTCGGACAGCCCGCCGAAGTAGTGGGAGCTCGCACGCGTGACCGTGCCGCTCGGCTCACCGAACGCCAGCCCGCGCGCGCTCAGCGCACCGGTGAGCCAGGACCAGCAGACCTCGGGCAGCAGCGGGTCGGCGGCCATCTCCGGCTCCAGCTCCGCGCGCACCAGCGTCACCAGGCGGAAGGAGCCCCGCCAGGCGTCGTGCCCGTCCGGGTCGTGCAGCAGCACCAGCCGCCCGTCGGCCAGATCCTGGTCGCCGTCGACGACCGCGGCCTCCAGCGCGTACGCGTGCGGGGCGAGCCGCTGGGGCGCCCGCGTCGGTTCCACCTCGATCTGCGGGCGCAGCCGGCTGGTCCGCAACGCCTGGACCGCGGCCTGGAACGCCGGCGGCTCCGTACTGCCCGTATCCCGCTCCCCCTCCTTCTCGTCGTCCATTCCGCCAGCGCCGTCCGACAGTCGTCCTTGAGCCGCAGCCATGCGGGAAGATTAAGGGGAACCGGGGCCAGGCGCTGGCCTGACACCCCGGACCCGGTGTCCCTGTGGGCCCAGGGCCCTGCTGATGGATCTCCGCGGCGTCGCGACGCCCGGCCCGCACGCCGATCGCACGCACCGAACGCCGCTCCTTCTCCCACGGAGATCCATCAGAAGGGCCCTGGCCGGGCGGGCTGAAGGGCGCCGTCGGCGTCGTGCAAGACTTGGCCCGTGAGCGCCAACGAGACCCCCACGGGCAAGCCGCCGACGGCCACGTACGACTCCGCCTTCCTCAAGGCATGCAGGCGTGAGCCCGTGCCGCACACGCCGGTCTGGTTCATGCGGCAGGCCGGGCGCTCGCTGCCGGAGTACCGCAAGGTGCGCGAGGGTATCCCCATGCTGGAGTCCTGCATGCGGCCCGAGCTGGTCACCGAGATCACGCTCCAGCCGGTCCGCCGGCACGACGTGGACGCGGCGATCTACTTCAGCGACATCGTCGTCCCCCTCAAGGCCATCGGCGTCGACCTCGACATCAAGCCCGGCGTCGGCCCGGTCGTCGAGCGCCCGATCCGTACCCGCGCCGACCTGGCCCAGCTGCGCGACCTCACCCCCGAGGACGTCTCCTACGTCACCGAGGCGATCGGTCTGCTCACCCGCGAGCTCGGCCCGACCCCCCTGATCGGCTTCGCCGGGGCGCCTTTCACCCTCGCGAGCTACCTCGTCGAGGGGGGCCCGTCCCGCACGTACGAGAACGCCAAGGCGATGATGTACGGCGAGCCCGAGCTCTGGGCCGACCTGCTCGACCGCCTCGCGGACATCACGGCCGCCTTCCTCAAGGTGCAGATCGAGGCCGGCGCCTCCGCGGTCCAGCTCTTCGACTCCTGGGCCGGGGCGCTGTCCCCGGCCGACTACCGCACCTCGGTGATGCCGGCCTCCGTCAAGGTCTTCGAGGCCGTCGCCGGCTACGGCGTCCCGCGCATCCACTTCGGCGTCGGCACCGGCGAGCTGCTGAAGCTCATGGGCGAGGCCGG
Proteins encoded in this region:
- a CDS encoding carbohydrate ABC transporter permease, which codes for MTRRTVARALVYLSLIAATVVVLLPLVVVLLTSLKSEREMTRSGGALSLPDNLLNFHNYVSAFRDGEMLSAFANTAVILLVSVGGTVLIGSMTAYAIDRFTFRLRKLVVALFLVAALVPGVTTQVATFQIVNSFGMFDSLWAPIALYMGTDIVSIYIFLQFVRSIPVSLDESARLDGANAFTIYRKIIFPLLKPAIATVVIVKGITVYNDFYIPFLYMPSEDLGVISTSLFRFRGPYAAHWEVISAGAILVILPTLIVFLSLQRFIYNGFMRGATR
- a CDS encoding ribonuclease D — protein: MTDAQETAADISLRTTGGAPPDDGGSSVTEAPIPLLEPREGIPPVIADEESLAGMIAAFEAGSGPVAVDAERASGYRYGQRAYLVQLRREGAGTALIDPVACPDLSGLGEALSGVEWVLHAATQDLPCLREIGMVPTRLFDTELAGRLAGFPRVGLGAMVEGVLGFVLEKGHSAVDWSTRPLPEPWLRYAALDVELLVDLRDALEKELDRQGKLEWAQQEFAAIAAAPPAEPRKEPWRRTSGMHKVRRRRQLAVVRELWEARDRIAQRRDVSPGKVLSDAAIVEAALAVPANVHALAALNGFGHRMGRRQLEQWQAAVDRAKVLADAQLPQPGQPVTGPPPPRAWADKDPAAAARLSAARAAVSALAEQLTMPQENLITPDTVRRVCWEPPNVVSAESVGTALAGFGARPWQVEQVTPVLVAALSA
- a CDS encoding response regulator transcription factor, producing the protein MSVLLEQPASLVAYRPNKPTAMVVVADPRVRSTVTRHLWALGVRDVIEASSVAEARPRIGNPRDICIADVHLPDGSGLTLLSETRAAGWPNGLALSAADDIGAVRNALAGGVKGYVVTGTRTNLGLPTRPGAAPIGSAAARMHRRPPGSPSHPGGYRELSGREVEVLRLVAEGQSNKAIGVSMGLSALTVKSHLARIARKLGTGDRAGMVAVALRTGIIH
- a CDS encoding DUF3000 domain-containing protein, coding for MAAAQGRLSDGAGGMDDEKEGERDTGSTEPPAFQAAVQALRTSRLRPQIEVEPTRAPQRLAPHAYALEAAVVDGDQDLADGRLVLLHDPDGHDAWRGSFRLVTLVRAELEPEMAADPLLPEVCWSWLTGALSARGLAFGEPSGTVTRASSHYFGGLSERPPASQIEIRASWTPREGLGGVPDTAAHLTAWCDLLAQVAGLPPAGPGDASVVTLPQRRGPQSR
- the hemE gene encoding uroporphyrinogen decarboxylase — encoded protein: MSANETPTGKPPTATYDSAFLKACRREPVPHTPVWFMRQAGRSLPEYRKVREGIPMLESCMRPELVTEITLQPVRRHDVDAAIYFSDIVVPLKAIGVDLDIKPGVGPVVERPIRTRADLAQLRDLTPEDVSYVTEAIGLLTRELGPTPLIGFAGAPFTLASYLVEGGPSRTYENAKAMMYGEPELWADLLDRLADITAAFLKVQIEAGASAVQLFDSWAGALSPADYRTSVMPASVKVFEAVAGYGVPRIHFGVGTGELLKLMGEAGADVVGVDWRVPLDEAVRRVGPGKALQGNLDPTVLFAGQDAVETKAREVLDAAAGLEGHVFNLGHGVMPSTDPDALTRLVEYVHTRTGR